AATATCAGGCTACAGTAAAGCTCCACGGGGTCTTTCCGTCCTGTCGCGGGTAACCTGCATCTTCACAGGTACTATAATTTCACCGAGTCTCTCGTTGAGACAGTGCCCAGATCGTTACGCCTTTCGTGCGGGTCGGAACTTACCCGACAAGGAATTTCGCTACCTTAGGACCGTTATAGTTACGGCCGCCGTTTACTGGGGCTTCGATTCGCACCTTCGCTTGCGCTAAGCACTCCTCTTAACCTTCCAGCACCGGGCAGGCGTCAGCCCCTATACTTCGCCTTACGGCTTCGCAGAGACCTGTGTTTTTGCTAAACAGTCGCCTGGGCCTATTCACTGCGGCTCTCTCGGGCTTGCACCCTACCAGAGCACCCCTTCTCCCGAAGTTACGGGGTCATTTTGCCGAGTTCCTTAACGAGAGTTCTCTCGCTCACCTTAGGATTCTCTCCTCGCCTACCTGTGTCGGTTTGCGGTACGGGCACCTTTTTCCTCGCTAGAGGCTTTTCTTGGCAGTGTGGAATCAGGAACTTCGCTACTATAATTCGCTCGCTGTCACAGCTCAGCCTTCACGATGATGGGATTTGCCTCATCATCAGCCTAACTGCTTAGACGCACATATCCAGCAGTGCGCTTACCCTATCCTCCTGCGTCCCCCCATTGCTCAAACGGAAAAGAGGTGGTACAGGAATATCAACCTGTTGTCCATCGTCTACGCCTATCGGCCTCGACTTAGGTCCCGACTAACCCTGAGCGGACGAGCCTTCCTCAGGAAACCTTAGGCATTCGGTGGATGGGATTCTCACCCATCTTTCGCTACTCATACCGGCATTCTCACTTCTAAGCACTCCACCAGTCCTTACGGTCTAGCTTCGCAGTCCTTAGAACGCTCTCCTACCACTGACACCTAGAGGTGTCAATCCACAGCTTCGGTGATACGTTTAGCCCCGGTACATTTTCGGCGCAGAGTCACTCGACCAGTGAGCTATTACGCACTCTTTAAATGGTGGCTGCTTCTAAGCCAACATCCTGGTTGTCTAAGCAACTCCACATCCTTTTCCACTTAACGTATACTTTGGGACCTTAGCTGGTGGTCTGGGCTGTTTCCCTTTCGACTACGGATCTTATCACTCGCAGTCTGACTCCCATGGATAAGTCTTTGGCATTCGGAGTTTGTCTGAATTCGGTAACCCGATGAGGGCCCCTAGTCCAAACAGTGCTCTACCTCCAAGACTCTTACACATGAGGCTAGCCCTAAAGCTATTTCGGAGAGAACCAGCTATCTCCAAGTTCGATTGGAATTTCTCCGCTACCCACACCTCATCCCCGCACTTTTCAACGTGCGTGGGTTCGGACCTCCATTCAGTGTTACCTGAACTTCATCCTGGACATGGGTAGATCACCTGGTTTCGGGTCTACGACCACATACTCAAATCGCCCTATTCAGACTCGCTTTCGCTGCGGCTCCGTCTTATCAACTTAACCTTGCATGGGATCGTAACTCGCCGGTTCATTCTACAAAAGGCACGCCATCACCCGTTAACGGGCTCTGACTACTTGTAGGCACACGGTTTCAGGTTCTATTTCACTCCCCTTCCGGGGTGCTTTTCACCTTTCCCTCACGGTACTGGTTCACTATCGGTCACTAGGGAGTATTTAGCCTTGGGAGATGGTCCTCCCAGCTTCCGACGGGATTTCACGTGTCCCGCCGTACTCAGGATCCACTCAAGAGGGAATGAAGTTTCAACTACAGGGTTGTTACCTTCTTTGACGAGCCTTTCCAGACTTCTTCGTCTACTCCATTCCTTTGTAACTCCGTATAGAGTGTCCTACAACCCCAAGAGGCAAGCCTCTTGGTTTGGGCTATATCCCGTTTCGCTCGCCGCTACTCAGGGAATCGCAATTGCTTTCTCTTCCTCCAGGTACTTAGATGTTTCAGTTCCCTGGGTCTGCCTTCCATACTCTATGTATTCAAGTAAGGATATTGTTCCATTACGAACAATGGGTTCCCCCATTCGGAAATCTCTGGATCAAAGCTCACTTACAGCTCCCCAAAGCATATCGGTGTTAGTCCCGTCCTTCGTCGGCTCCTAGTGCCAAGGCATCCACCGTGCGCCCTTCATAACTTAACCGAATTGGTTGTTACATCAGGTTTAAAACCTAAAATGGCGATACTCGGTAATTTCTTGACTATCAATTTATCTTTATCTAGTTTTCAAAGAACAATCATGGATCTCGGAAGAGATCGTATGGTTAGATATTTTGCTGACGCAAAAATCTTTGGTGGAGCCTAGCGGGATCGAACCGCTGACCTCCTGCGTGCAAAGCAGGCGCTCTCCCAGCTGAGCTAAGGCCCCGTTTAATGAGAATATGGTGGGCCTAAGTGGACTCGAACCACCGACCTCACGCTTATCAGGCGTGCGCTCTAACCAGCTGAGCTATAGGCCCATATTCCATAAAAATGAATGATAAGCAATGCTTACCATTGTTTGTTTGATGATTGAACCATCAAAACTGAACAAAACTTCGACGCGTCAAACGTTTTAGTAAATCTTCCTTAGAAAGGAGGTGATCCAGCCGCACCTTCCGATACGGCTACCTTGTTACGACTTCACCCCAATCATCTGTCCCACCTTAGGCGGCTGGCTCCAAAAGGTTACCTCACCGACTTCGGGTGTTACAAACTCTCGTGGTGTGACGGGCGGTGTGTACAAGGCCCGGGAACGTATTCACCGCGGCATGCTGATCCGCGATTACTAGCGATTCCAGCTTCATGTAGGCGAGTTGCAGCCTACAATCCGAACTGAGAACGGTTTTATGGGATTGGCTAAACCTCGCGGTCTCGCTGCCCTTTGTACCGTCCATTGTAGCACGTGTGTAGCCCAGGTCATAAGGGGCATGATGATTTGACGTCATCCCCACCTTCCTCCGGTTTGTCACCGGCAGTCATCTTAGAGTGCCCAACTGAATGCTGGCAACTAAGATCAAGGGTTGCGCTCGTTGCGGGACTTAACCCAACATCTCACGACACGAGCTGACGACAACCATGCACCACCTGTCACTCTGTCCCCCGAAGGGGAAAGCCCTATCTCTAGGGTTGTCAGAGGATGTCAAGACCTGGTAAGGTTCTTCGCGTTGCTTCGAATTAAACCACATGCTCCACCGCTTGTGCGGGCCCCCGTCAATTCCTTTGAGTTTCAGTCTTGCGACCGTACTCCCCAGGCGGAGTGCTTAATGCGTTAGCTGCAGCACTAAGGGGCGGAAACCCCCTAACACTTAGCACTCATCGTTTACGGCGTGGACTACCAGGGTATCTAATCCTGTTTGCTCCCCACGCTTTCGCGCCTCAGTGTCAGTTACAGACCAGAAAGTCGCCTTCGCCACTGGTGTTCCTCCAAATATCTACGCATTTCACCGCTACACTTGGAATTCCACTTTCCTCTTCTGCACTCAAGTTCCCCAGTTTCCAATGACCCTCCACGGTTGAGCCGTGGGCTTTCACATCAGACTTAAGGAACCACCTGCGCGCGCTTTACGCCCAATAATTCCGGACAACGCTTGCCACCTACGTATTACCGCGGCTGCTGGCACGTAGTTAGCCGTGGCTTTCTGGTTAGGTACCGTCAAGGTGCCGCCCTATTTGAACGGCACTTGTTCTTCCCTAACAACAGAGCTTTACGATCCGAAAACCTTCATCACTCACGCGGCGTTGCTCCGTCAGACTTTCGTCCATTGCGGAAGATTCCCTACTGCTGCCTCCCGTAGGAGTCTGGGCCGTGTCTCAGTCCCAGTGTGGCCGATCACCCTCTCAGGTCGGCTACGCATCGTTGCCTTGGTGAGCCGTTACCTCACCAACTAGCTAATGCGCCGCGGGTCCATCTGTAAGTGGTAGCCGAAGCCACCTTTCAACATTTCCTCATGCGAGGAAATGAGTTATCCGGTATTAGCCCCGGTTTCCCGGAGTTATCCCAGTCTTACAGGCAGGTTACCCACGTGTTACTCACCCGTCCGCCGCTGATATCAGGGAGCAAGCTCCCATCAATCCGCTCGACTTGCATGTATTAGGCACGCCGCCAGCGTTCGTCCTGAGCCAGGATCAAACTCTCCGATAAAAGTTTGAATAGCTCTTTAAAAATAAATCTAGAATTAACGTTGACGTATTGTCTTGTTTTGTTCAGTTTTCAAGGTTCAATGTTTTGTTGGGCTCTCTTGAGCACCTCTTAAATATAACATTTTTCGATATGAAGCGTCAAGCTTTTTTTGGAATTTGTTTCTCGCCTTGTTTTGGCGACAAGGAATATAATAGCATCTTATACTAATGAGCGTCAATACTATTTTTGCATCTTTTACTAATTATTTCAGAATATGCTTTCCTTTCTGCCCGATCCACTCTATTAAAAGGAGGCGCTTAATGAAATGGTTAACGGGTTTCACCCTTTATTTTAAAAGAAGGTGTGGCATTCTTATAAGAATGCCACACCTTCTACCACTCATTTCGATATGCTTTCCAATACACTCTGTCGCTCATCCCTGCTTACTGTCCCGCATCCTGATTTACATGTTTTGTTTAAAGCACATGTACCGCATTTGCCTTGGCGGCTTTTCTTAAAGAAGGATAAGACCATCCAAGTGGCATATCCAAAGATGAGAAGTCCGACAATTATACTGAAAATCATGATAGAACCTCCTATCAAAAAATGAACTGACCTACTCTGTATACGATGAAAGCTACAATATAGGCGACTATAAACGAATAGACAATCGATAACAGGGTCAACTTCATACTCCCTGTTTCTTTCTTCATGATGGCAACCGTTGCTAAACATGGTGTATACAACAAAATAAAGACTAAGAATGTATAGGCAGCGAGCGGAGTGTAGAATTGAGGAAGTAGATGAGCCAATGTCTCCCCTGCCGGTACATGATAT
The DNA window shown above is from Rossellomorea vietnamensis and carries:
- a CDS encoding FeoB-associated Cys-rich membrane protein produces the protein MIFSIIVGLLIFGYATWMVLSFFKKSRQGKCGTCALNKTCKSGCGTVSRDERQSVLESISK